The following are encoded in a window of Pseudomonas graminis genomic DNA:
- a CDS encoding c-type cytochrome, producing MKTLLTVCAGVIGLSVSLAHAATGADSYNIVEKGRYLTTLGDCTACHTIPGKPLFSGGVILDTPFGKLAGANITPDPATGIGRWSFEDFQNAMSKGHGLDGKRLYGAMPFTAYTKVLREDNLAIFAYLKTVDPVENKVETNQLPFPFNVRTSLIGWNLINFKEGEFKADPQKSEQWNRGAYLVEGLGHCGTCHTPKNLIGGDKNDQFLTGANLQNWVAPNITSTGHDGIGAWSEADIVKYLKTGANRFDIASGPMAEEVEHSSQHWKDEDLLAVAVYLKDGAKPVEAAKPIAADDAAMVAGKAIYADRCSACHTPTGEGAPNLFPKLAMAPLVNSNDPSSLIRVVLAGSRAGATDAAPTAPAMPAFGWNLSDENVADVLTYVRNTWGNAAPAVSGSDVKDVREGLRAK from the coding sequence ATGAAAACTCTTCTGACAGTCTGCGCAGGCGTGATCGGCCTGTCTGTTTCCCTTGCGCACGCAGCAACCGGCGCCGATTCCTACAACATCGTGGAAAAAGGCCGCTACCTCACCACCCTGGGCGACTGCACGGCGTGCCACACCATCCCGGGCAAACCGCTGTTTTCCGGCGGCGTGATCCTCGATACGCCGTTCGGCAAGCTGGCCGGCGCGAACATCACGCCTGACCCCGCGACCGGCATCGGCCGCTGGAGCTTCGAGGATTTCCAGAACGCCATGTCCAAGGGTCACGGCCTGGACGGCAAGCGCCTGTATGGCGCCATGCCGTTCACCGCGTACACCAAGGTGCTGCGTGAAGACAATCTGGCGATCTTCGCGTACCTGAAGACAGTGGATCCGGTGGAGAACAAGGTTGAAACCAACCAGCTGCCCTTCCCCTTCAACGTGCGCACCAGCCTGATCGGCTGGAACCTGATCAACTTCAAGGAGGGCGAGTTCAAGGCCGATCCGCAGAAGTCCGAGCAGTGGAACCGCGGCGCGTATCTGGTGGAGGGTCTGGGTCACTGCGGCACGTGCCACACCCCGAAGAACCTGATTGGCGGTGACAAGAACGATCAGTTCCTCACCGGGGCCAATCTGCAGAACTGGGTCGCGCCGAACATCACCTCCACAGGCCACGATGGCATCGGTGCGTGGAGCGAGGCCGACATCGTCAAATACCTGAAGACTGGCGCGAACCGTTTCGACATCGCGTCCGGGCCGATGGCCGAGGAAGTCGAACATTCTTCGCAGCACTGGAAGGATGAGGATTTGCTGGCGGTGGCGGTGTACTTGAAGGATGGCGCCAAGCCGGTGGAAGCGGCCAAGCCGATTGCTGCAGACGATGCGGCGATGGTGGCGGGCAAGGCGATTTACGCGGATCGTTGTTCGGCGTGTCATACGCCGACGGGTGAAGGCGCGCCCAACCTGTTCCCGAAACTGGCGATGGCGCCGTTGGTGAACAGCAACGACCCGTCGTCGCTGATTCGTGTGGTGCTGGCGGGCAGTCGTGCGGGCGCGACGGATGCGGCGCCTACGGCTCCGGCGATGCCGGCGTTTGGCTGGAATCTGTCGGATGAGAATGTCGCGGATGTGCTGACGTATGTGCGTAATACGTGGGGCAACGCGGCGCCGGCGGTGTCCGGTTCGGATGTGAAGGATGTGCGGGAGGGGTTGAGGGCGAAGTAG
- the mrdA gene encoding penicillin-binding protein 2 has product MPDPIPLKDHEKETRLVNKRLIACAVFVAMLSVALVCRMYFLQVTEFAYHSTISENNRVHVLPIPPERGLIFDRNGVILADNRPSFNLTMTRERAGDWHAVIDELMQILNLPDEDRIIFDKAMKNSPHRFVPVTLLYELTEEQIALLAVNQFRLPGLDVEAQFVRHYPLAEHFAHSIGYVGRINEKEATQLDQVEYRGTQSIGKTGVERFYESELHGHVGYEEVETNAQGRVLRVLKHTDPVAGKNITLSLDIKLQEAAEHALGDRRGSVVAIDPATGEVLAMVSKPSFDPNLFVTGISFKEYSALRDSVDRPLFNRVLRGLYAPGSTIKPEVAIAGLDSGVITPSTRVFDPGYFQLPDFDHKYRNWNHSGDGWVDLYAAIMRSNDTYFYDLAHKLGIDRLHDYLTMFGIGQKVSLDMFEESAGLMPSKEWKRITRRQAWFPGETVILGIGQGYMQVTPLQLAQATTLIASKGVWHRPHLAKEIGGVAPVDEHPMPNIVLRDSHEWDQVNTGMQAVMHDPRGIARAAAQGAQYRIAGKSGTAQVVAIKQGERYNRNKTLERHRDNALFVGFAPAASPKIVVAVMIENGEAGGRVAGPVVREILDAWLLDQDGHLKQQYATPSVTPINPKVQIAAPNKPAGQPPV; this is encoded by the coding sequence ATGCCCGATCCCATACCCTTAAAAGACCACGAGAAGGAAACCCGGCTGGTCAACAAACGCCTGATCGCCTGCGCCGTTTTCGTGGCCATGCTCAGCGTCGCGCTGGTGTGCCGCATGTACTTCCTGCAAGTCACCGAATTCGCCTACCACTCCACCATCTCCGAAAACAACCGCGTCCACGTGCTACCGATTCCGCCGGAGCGCGGGCTGATCTTCGACCGTAACGGCGTGATCCTCGCCGACAACCGGCCCAGCTTTAACCTGACCATGACCCGCGAGCGCGCAGGGGACTGGCACGCGGTAATCGACGAGCTGATGCAGATCCTCAACCTGCCAGACGAGGACCGGATCATCTTCGACAAGGCGATGAAGAACTCGCCCCACCGCTTTGTGCCGGTAACCCTGCTCTATGAGCTGACCGAGGAGCAGATCGCGCTGCTGGCGGTCAACCAGTTCCGCCTGCCGGGGCTGGACGTCGAGGCGCAGTTCGTTCGCCATTACCCGCTGGCGGAACACTTCGCCCATTCCATCGGCTACGTCGGCCGAATCAACGAGAAGGAAGCGACCCAGCTCGACCAGGTCGAATACCGCGGCACACAGTCCATCGGCAAGACCGGCGTCGAGCGGTTCTACGAAAGCGAGCTGCACGGCCATGTCGGCTATGAAGAAGTGGAAACCAACGCCCAGGGCCGCGTGTTGCGGGTGCTCAAGCACACCGATCCGGTGGCGGGCAAAAACATCACCTTGAGCCTGGACATCAAGCTGCAAGAGGCGGCGGAACACGCGCTGGGGGATCGTCGCGGCTCGGTGGTCGCCATTGATCCGGCCACCGGCGAGGTCCTGGCGATGGTCAGCAAGCCGAGTTTCGACCCGAACCTGTTCGTCACCGGCATCAGCTTCAAGGAGTATTCCGCGCTACGTGATTCCGTCGACCGGCCGCTGTTCAACCGCGTGCTGCGCGGGTTGTACGCGCCGGGCTCGACGATCAAGCCGGAGGTGGCGATTGCCGGCCTGGACAGCGGCGTGATCACGCCGTCGACGCGGGTATTTGACCCGGGCTATTTCCAGCTGCCGGATTTCGATCACAAGTACCGCAACTGGAACCACAGCGGCGATGGCTGGGTGGACCTTTACGCGGCAATCATGCGCTCCAACGACACCTACTTTTATGACCTGGCGCACAAGCTGGGCATCGACCGACTGCACGATTACCTGACCATGTTCGGCATCGGCCAGAAGGTCTCCCTGGACATGTTCGAAGAATCGGCGGGCCTGATGCCGTCGAAAGAATGGAAGCGCATCACCCGCCGTCAGGCCTGGTTCCCGGGGGAAACGGTGATCCTCGGCATCGGCCAGGGCTACATGCAGGTCACGCCGCTGCAACTGGCGCAGGCAACGACGCTGATCGCCAGCAAAGGTGTGTGGCACCGCCCGCACCTGGCCAAGGAGATCGGCGGCGTGGCGCCGGTGGACGAGCATCCGATGCCGAACATCGTGCTGCGTGATTCCCACGAATGGGATCAGGTCAACACTGGCATGCAAGCGGTGATGCACGACCCGCGCGGTATCGCCCGCGCGGCCGCGCAAGGTGCGCAATACCGCATCGCCGGCAAGAGCGGCACCGCGCAGGTGGTGGCGATCAAGCAGGGCGAACGCTACAACCGCAACAAGACCCTGGAACGGCACCGGGACAACGCTTTGTTCGTCGGTTTTGCGCCGGCGGCCAGTCCCAAGATCGTCGTCGCGGTGATGATCGAGAACGGCGAGGCGGGCGGTCGCGTGGCCGGTCCCGTGGTGCGGGAAATCCTTGATGCCTGGCTGCTGGATCAGGACGGCCATCTGAAACAGCAATACGCCACGCCGAGTGTCACGCCGATCAATCCGAAGGTGCAGATCGCCGCGCCGAACAAGCCTGCGGGCCAGCCGCCGGTGTGA
- a CDS encoding GMC family oxidoreductase, with translation MAKKLPSTDVVVVGLGWAGSIIANELADENLKIIGFERGPWRDTAADFNVASAADELRYNRRQDLMLRTRQNTTTIRNSVTETALPMRSWGSFHPGNGTGGAGNHWAGITFRFQPHEFRLHSYLTERYGKELSPELTLQDWGTDWDEMEPFYAKFDRLAGISGKAGNIKGVIQEGGNTFEGPRSEEYPNPPTAQTYAPTLFAEAAKNLGYKPFPVPSALLSRPYVNSLGVAMGACTFCGFCTNYGCANYSKASAITTVLPVLVRKPNFTAMTNCEVLRVTMDSSGKRATGIVYMDSNGEEWEQPAELVVISAFIFENVRLMLLSGVGQPYDPVTNTGTTGRNYAYQTANSVRMFFDDKNFNPFIGGGAIGMGIDEFNNDNFDHSGLGFVGGGSTRVTPIGAAPIDSRPLPPGTPAWGSEWKKATVKNYAATMSIGCEASSYATRTNYLSLDPTYKDPLGRPLLRITFDFPENDRKMAAYVTGKVGEIAKSMNPRQMVPSSQQGHWNSAPYQSSHIVGGFIMGADPKNSSVNKHLQVWGVPNLFVVGSSAFPQNPGYNPTGTVAALAFKAADAIRTRYLKRPGEMISV, from the coding sequence ATGGCCAAAAAACTACCATCCACGGACGTCGTGGTTGTCGGGCTCGGCTGGGCCGGATCCATCATCGCCAATGAACTGGCTGACGAAAACCTGAAGATCATCGGCTTCGAACGCGGCCCATGGCGCGACACCGCTGCTGACTTCAACGTGGCCTCGGCCGCGGACGAACTGCGCTACAACCGCCGTCAGGACCTGATGCTGAGGACCCGGCAAAACACCACGACCATTCGTAACAGCGTGACCGAGACAGCGCTACCCATGCGCAGCTGGGGCTCGTTTCACCCGGGCAACGGCACCGGCGGCGCGGGCAACCACTGGGCCGGCATCACCTTCCGTTTCCAGCCCCACGAATTCCGGCTGCACAGCTACCTGACCGAGCGTTACGGCAAGGAGTTGTCGCCCGAACTGACCCTGCAGGACTGGGGCACCGACTGGGACGAGATGGAGCCCTTCTACGCCAAGTTCGATCGCCTGGCGGGCATCTCCGGCAAGGCCGGCAACATCAAGGGCGTGATCCAGGAAGGCGGCAACACCTTCGAAGGTCCGCGTTCCGAGGAATACCCGAACCCGCCGACGGCACAGACCTACGCCCCGACGCTGTTCGCCGAAGCCGCGAAAAACCTGGGCTACAAGCCGTTCCCGGTGCCGTCGGCCCTGCTTTCGCGCCCCTATGTGAACTCCCTGGGCGTGGCCATGGGCGCCTGCACGTTCTGCGGTTTCTGCACCAACTACGGCTGCGCCAACTACTCCAAGGCCAGCGCTATCACCACAGTGCTGCCGGTGCTGGTGCGCAAGCCGAACTTCACCGCGATGACCAACTGCGAAGTCCTGCGCGTAACCATGGACAGCAGCGGCAAGCGCGCCACCGGCATCGTCTACATGGATTCCAACGGCGAGGAATGGGAACAGCCCGCCGAACTGGTGGTGATCAGCGCGTTCATCTTCGAAAACGTGCGCCTGATGCTGTTGTCCGGCGTCGGCCAGCCGTACGACCCGGTGACCAACACCGGCACCACGGGCCGCAACTACGCCTACCAGACCGCCAACAGCGTGCGCATGTTCTTCGATGACAAGAACTTCAACCCGTTTATCGGCGGCGGCGCCATCGGCATGGGCATCGACGAGTTCAACAACGACAACTTCGACCACTCGGGTCTGGGCTTCGTTGGCGGCGGCAGCACCCGCGTCACCCCGATCGGCGCTGCGCCCATCGACTCCCGCCCTCTCCCGCCCGGCACCCCGGCCTGGGGTTCGGAATGGAAGAAAGCCACGGTGAAGAACTACGCCGCCACCATGTCCATCGGCTGCGAAGCGAGCAGTTACGCGACGCGCACCAATTACCTGTCGCTGGACCCGACCTATAAAGATCCGCTGGGTCGCCCGCTGCTGCGCATCACCTTCGACTTCCCGGAAAACGACCGCAAGATGGCCGCGTACGTCACCGGCAAGGTCGGCGAGATCGCCAAGAGCATGAACCCGCGGCAGATGGTTCCCAGCTCTCAGCAAGGGCACTGGAACAGCGCGCCATATCAGTCGTCGCACATCGTCGGCGGCTTCATCATGGGCGCTGATCCAAAAAACAGTTCGGTGAACAAGCACCTGCAAGTGTGGGGCGTGCCGAACCTGTTCGTGGTCGGCTCCTCCGCTTTCCCGCAAAACCCGGGCTACAACCCGACCGGCACCGTCGCGGCACTGGCCTTCAAAGCGGCGGATGCCATCCGCACCCGCTACCTCAAGCGTCCAGGGGAGATGATCAGCGTATGA
- a CDS encoding gluconate 2-dehydrogenase subunit 3 family protein: MTEKSKGLTRRQLLKGSATTLAVGAAATAQAATVIGVPQWVPFDHNGPMHYDTPGWQFFTDAEATAVEAIVARLIPADELSVSGKDAGCAVFIDRQLAGEYGTFSRLYMQGPFVQGTPMQGDQSELVPRQRYRLGLAGLEGYCQKQFQKNFSALTAEQQDKVLTGLDKGEITLEGIDAKLFFQQVLGNTMEGFFADPVYGGNRDMVSWKMIGFPGARYDYREYIGLHNQKLNLVPLSIIGSSAWTKKG, translated from the coding sequence ATGACAGAAAAATCCAAAGGCCTTACCCGTCGCCAGTTGCTGAAAGGTTCAGCCACCACACTGGCCGTGGGCGCCGCCGCTACGGCCCAGGCCGCCACGGTCATCGGCGTTCCCCAGTGGGTGCCCTTCGACCACAATGGTCCGATGCACTACGACACACCCGGCTGGCAGTTCTTCACCGACGCCGAAGCCACTGCGGTGGAAGCCATCGTCGCCCGGCTGATCCCCGCCGATGAACTCAGCGTCAGCGGCAAAGACGCGGGTTGCGCAGTGTTCATCGATCGCCAACTGGCCGGCGAGTACGGCACATTCAGCCGCCTTTACATGCAGGGCCCGTTCGTTCAGGGCACGCCGATGCAGGGTGACCAGTCGGAACTGGTGCCGCGCCAGCGTTATCGCCTTGGCCTGGCAGGCCTGGAAGGGTACTGCCAGAAACAGTTCCAGAAAAACTTCAGCGCCCTGACCGCGGAACAGCAGGACAAGGTCCTCACCGGCCTGGACAAGGGCGAGATCACGCTGGAGGGCATCGACGCCAAGCTGTTCTTCCAGCAAGTGCTCGGCAACACCATGGAAGGCTTCTTCGCCGACCCGGTGTACGGCGGCAACCGCGACATGGTGTCGTGGAAAATGATCGGCTTCCCTGGTGCCCGCTACGACTACCGCGAGTACATCGGCCTGCACAACCAGAAGCTCAATCTGGTGCCGCTCTCCATCATCGGCAGCTCCGCCTGGACCAAGAAGGGTTAA
- the poxB gene encoding ubiquinone-dependent pyruvate dehydrogenase has protein sequence MSSRTIADYLAQTLAAAGVSKIWGVSGDSLNGLTDSLQRLGKIKWMHTRHEEVAAFAAGAEAASTGKLAVCAGSCGPGNLHLINGLYDCHRSGVPVLAIAAQIPSSEIGLNYFQETHPTDLFKECSHFVETVSTPEQLPRVLERAMRAAISQRGVAVIVVSGDVALSAAPDIKPEWVDHAPARVIPAEADLQRLVDLLDKSKAVTILAGAGCAEAHDQVVALAEKLSAPVVHALRGKQYIEYANPFDVGMTGLIGFSSGYHAMMACDTLVILGSSFPYRNFYPEKAKVIQIDIDPTAIGRRVPVALGLAGGIAETLDAVLPRLKPHIDRKFLDKALDHYAKSREELDELATPSGHGEPIHPQYLTRLVDAYADPDAIFTVDVGTPTLWAARYLTMNGKRSLLGSFNHGSMANAMPQALGAKAAFPQRQVVALCGDGGLSMLMGDLLSIRQLNLPVKLVVFNNSSLGFVAMEMQAGGYVPHDTDFDSTNFANIAIGAGILGIRVEDSADLPNALKKAFEHPGPVVVDVVTAKQELGMPPKIKLAQAKGFSLFMLKAVMNGKADMVLELAKTNLR, from the coding sequence ATGTCCAGCAGAACCATCGCCGACTACCTCGCCCAAACCCTCGCCGCAGCCGGCGTCTCGAAGATCTGGGGCGTCAGCGGCGACAGCCTGAACGGGCTGACCGACAGCCTCCAGCGCCTGGGCAAAATCAAGTGGATGCACACCCGCCACGAAGAAGTCGCGGCGTTCGCGGCCGGTGCGGAAGCAGCGTCCACCGGCAAGCTGGCGGTGTGCGCGGGCAGTTGCGGTCCGGGCAACCTGCATTTGATCAACGGCCTGTATGACTGCCACCGCAGCGGTGTGCCGGTTCTCGCTATCGCCGCGCAGATTCCATCTTCCGAGATCGGCCTGAACTACTTCCAGGAAACCCACCCCACCGACTTGTTCAAGGAGTGCAGCCACTTCGTCGAAACCGTCAGCACCCCTGAGCAGCTTCCGCGGGTGCTGGAGCGGGCGATGCGCGCGGCCATCAGCCAGCGCGGCGTCGCGGTAATCGTGGTGTCCGGTGACGTCGCCCTGAGCGCAGCACCGGACATCAAGCCAGAATGGGTCGATCACGCCCCGGCGCGGGTCATCCCGGCGGAAGCCGACCTGCAACGTCTGGTGGACCTGCTGGACAAATCCAAGGCCGTGACCATTCTCGCGGGCGCCGGCTGTGCCGAGGCCCACGATCAGGTGGTCGCGCTGGCCGAGAAACTCTCGGCGCCGGTGGTTCACGCCCTGCGCGGCAAGCAGTACATCGAATACGCCAACCCCTTCGACGTGGGCATGACCGGGCTGATCGGCTTCAGCTCCGGCTACCACGCGATGATGGCCTGCGACACCCTGGTGATCCTCGGCAGCAGCTTCCCGTACCGCAATTTCTACCCGGAAAAAGCCAAGGTCATTCAGATCGATATCGACCCGACCGCCATCGGCCGTCGCGTGCCGGTGGCCCTCGGTCTGGCCGGCGGCATTGCAGAGACCCTCGACGCCGTACTGCCGCGCCTCAAGCCCCACATCGACCGCAAATTCCTCGACAAAGCGCTGGATCACTACGCCAAGTCCCGCGAAGAACTCGACGAACTGGCCACGCCATCGGGCCATGGCGAGCCGATTCACCCGCAGTACCTGACACGCTTGGTCGACGCCTACGCCGATCCGGACGCGATCTTCACCGTCGATGTCGGCACCCCGACGTTGTGGGCCGCGCGTTACCTGACCATGAACGGCAAGCGCTCGCTGCTGGGCTCCTTCAACCACGGCTCCATGGCCAACGCCATGCCCCAGGCCCTGGGCGCGAAAGCGGCCTTCCCGCAACGGCAAGTGGTGGCGCTGTGCGGTGACGGCGGCTTGTCGATGCTGATGGGCGACCTGCTGTCGATCCGTCAGTTGAACCTGCCGGTCAAGCTGGTGGTGTTCAACAACAGCTCGTTGGGTTTTGTGGCGATGGAAATGCAGGCGGGTGGTTACGTGCCCCACGACACTGACTTCGACAGCACCAATTTTGCCAACATCGCCATTGGCGCGGGCATTCTGGGGATTCGCGTGGAGGACTCGGCAGACCTGCCGAATGCGCTGAAGAAAGCCTTCGAGCATCCGGGACCGGTGGTGGTGGATGTGGTGACCGCGAAACAGGAGCTGGGTATGCCCCCGAAAATCAAACTCGCCCAGGCGAAAGGCTTCAGCCTGTTCATGCTTAAGGCGGTAATGAACGGTAAAGCGGACATGGTGCTGGAACTGGCGAAGACCAATTTGCGCTGA